The following proteins are co-located in the Solanum pennellii chromosome 1, SPENNV200 genome:
- the LOC107003260 gene encoding 3'-5' exoribonuclease 1-like, with product MIAIEHKDTMHTNCEASVRCLPSAGYPHNLHYSRTAVKVLPEPSDGTYIHPGGDSLDCTLTGEPIESSKESPSRTVYQHGFGLWSAFYPNSNMHLRSLNAIESQPYPYSVENHYHYSLLNMFPQNYQCDYRFQDFQYFVVIDFEATCDKEKNPHPQEIIEFPSVIVSSTTGQLEACFQTYVRPTCNQQLSDFCKDLTGIQQIQVDRGVTLSEALLRHDKWLEKKGIKNTNFAVVTWSSWDCRVMLESECRYKKIRKPPYFNRWINLKVPFGEVFGGARCNLKDAVQMAGLAWQGRAHCGLDDAKNTARLLAFLMHKGFRFSITDSLMYPSNDEPLSWKLPPDHPSFPYQPQKMRDVPCPVLQNQPYCFCGVRSSKGMFRKPGPKQGNLFFGCGNWTAARGACCQYFEWALS from the exons ATACTATGCATACAAATTGTGAGGCATCTGTAAGATGCCTTCCGAGTGCAGGCTATCCCCATAATCTGCACTACAGTAGAACTGCGGTCAAAGTCTTACCAGAGCCTAGTGATGGCACCTATATTCATCCAGGTGGGGACAGCTTGGACTGCACATTGACTGGTGAACCAATTGAGTCTTCAAAAGAATCTCCGAGCCGCACTGTCTATCAGCATGGCTTTGGTCTATGGTCTGCCTTTTATCCTAACTCAAATATGCATCTGCGCTCCTTGAATGCTATTGAAAGCCAGCCCTATCCATATTCAGTGGAAAATCACTACCATTATAGCCTATTGAACATGTTCCCTCAAAATTATCAGTGTGATTATCGGTTCCAAGATTTCCAGTATTTTGTTGTAATCGACTTTGAGGCAACATGTGATAAAGAAAAGAATCCTCACCCTCAGGAGATAATAGAGTTTCCATCAGTTATAGTGAGTAGCACGACTGGCCAGCTGGAAGCTTGTTTTCAAACTTACGTGAGGCCAACATGCAACCAACAACTGAGTGATTTCTGCAAGGATCTGACTGGTATCCAGCAAATTCAG GTTGACAGAGGTGTTACTCTAAGTGAAGCGCTCCTTAGGCATGACAAGTGGCTTGAGAAGAAAGGGATAAAGAATACCAACTTTGCAGTTGTCACATGGTCCAGTTGGGACTGCCGTGTCATGTTGGAATCAGAATGCCGATACAAAAAGATCAGGAAGCCTCCTTATTTTAACCG TTGGATCAACTTGAAGGTTCCATTTGGAGAGGTTTTTGGAGGCGCGAGGTGCAATTTGAAAGATGCGGTCCAAATGGCTGGCTTAGCATGGCAGGGGCGTGCTCACTGTGGTCTGGATGATGCCAAAAATACAGCCCGCTTGCTTGCTTTTCTCATGCACAAGGGTTTTAGATTCTCTATCACCGATTCTCTTATGTATCCATCTAATGATGAACCCCTTTCATGGAAGCTGCCCCCAGATCACCCATCATTTCCTTATCAACCTCAAAAGATGAGAGACGTGCCTTGTCCAGTATTGCAAAATCAGCCCTACTGTTTCTGTGGAGTAAGGAGCAGCAAAGGGATGTTCCGAAAACCAGGTCCAAAGCAAGGAAACCTCTTCTTCGGGTGTGGGAATTGGACTGCTGCTAGAGGTGCCTGTTGCCAGTATTTTGAATGGGCCTTGTCCTGA
- the LOC107003272 gene encoding 40S ribosomal protein S20-2, with the protein MAAYAAMKPTKPGLEEPAEMVHKIRITLSSKNVKNLEKVCADLVRGAKDKRLRVKGPVRMPTKVLNITTRKSPCGEGTNTWDRFELRVHKRVIDLFSSPDVVKQITSITIEPGVEVEVTIAES; encoded by the exons ATGGCAGCATATGCAGCAATGAAGCCAACCAAGCCTGGGCTTGAGGAGCCTGCAGAGATGGTTCACAAGATTAGGATCACTCTCTCCTCCAAGAATGTTAAGAATCTCGAGAAAG TGTGCGCTGATTTGGTTCGTGGTGCCAAGGATAAGAGGCTCAGGGTGAAGGGACCAGTGAGAATGCCCACAAAGGTCCTTAACATCACCACTAGAAAGTCTCCTTGTGGAGAAG GTACAAATACATGGGACAGATTTGAGCTTCGTGTCCACAAGCGGGTGATTGACCTTTTCAGCTCACCAGATGTTGTGAAACAAATCACATCAATCACCATTGAACCCGGTGTTGAGGTTGAGGTCACTATTGCTGAATCTTAG
- the LOC107010353 gene encoding 40S ribosomal protein S20-2: protein MAAYAAMKPTKPGLEEPAEMVHKIRITLSSKNVKNLEKVCADLVRGAKDKRLRVKGPVRMPTKVLNITTRKSPCGEGTNTWDRFELRVHKRVIDLFSSPDVVKQITSITIEPGVEVEVTIAES, encoded by the exons ATGGCAGCATATGCAGCAATGAAGCCAACCAAGCCTGGGCTTGAGGAGCCTGCAGAGATGGTTCACAAGATTAGGATCACTCTCTCCTCCAAGAATGTTAAGAATCTCGAGAAAG TGTGCGCTGATTTGGTTCGTGGTGCCAAGGATAAGAGGCTCAGGGTGAAGGGACCAGTGAGAATGCCCACAAAGGTCCTTAACATCACCACTAGAAAGTCTCCTTGTGGAGAAG GTACAAATACATGGGACAGATTTGAGCTTCGTGTCCACAAGCGGGTGATTGACCTTTTCAGCTCACCAGATGTTGTGAAACAAATCACTTCAATCACCATTGAACCCGGTGTTGAGGTGGAGGTCACTATTGCTGAATCTTAG